The genomic interval TGGAACTCACTTTAGCGCACAGTACTGGGATACTAATAAGCCTACTGCACATTTCATTCACTAAAGGACGGACAAAAGTTAAGAcatttttcttgcttaaaaaaCCTACGGTGACCTGTGTGAGGCATAGACAGGAGTTCATCTGTAAGTAGTTACTGTCTAACTGCTAAAAATGATTGGCTTCTGACTTTCTGTGGAGATATGAAATGAATGTATGTACCTTAACAGTCCTTGCCACCTTTATTTTGCTTGTAATTGAACTGACAAAAATCAGTTCTCTTTGCCCTGTTTGGTTCATCTAAATGTAGAAATGTTTAAATCTATATTCAACTAATACAGACCACCTTAAATTATATTCTCTAGTAAGATGGACTTTCTCAGAACATGCAGACTGCACACTTGGTATACTTTAAGTGTTactgtttcattttttcaatttatttaagagGATTAAAGTcctaatatgtttatttttctactttctgaTAACTACTCTGTGTGCTTTATTGGGAGAGATCCTTGAACCACTAAGGAGACTTGGCTTTCCCTTTCAAATCCTGAATCTGTGTATTTAGCACAAACAGGGAACACACGTCAGCTCTGGAACCAGAAGGGGGAGAGCAGCTTTCCTCCCGTTCAGTCATGCTTTGCACAAATGGGCTTCTGCCAAGGGCAAACATCTTGGCCTGTTCTGTAGAGATGCAAATGTCCAGGAGCTGAAAACACTTTTGAGCTACAGCCAGAACATGCACAATTTGCCTCCGTTACCCACTTACATGAACATAGGGCTTAGGAACAAAGTGAGGGAGTGAGGTGCTTGTTATGTAATACAAGAGAAAATAAGCTTCCAATGTTTTTGCTTCCAAGAGATACTTCCCAGATTGGAGATGGATACTGTTACATCCATTAAACTGCTTAAAAAGATGGGCACAGTCTGGTTTGTCTTTttgattattttggaaaatatgggTAATATTCccataataaaaaattcaaacattttatataattttcaaatagtCCCCTGCCCCCTCATTTAAGCTGCCTTAAATTTTTTGGTCAAAAAAATACTCCAGAACTAAAGGCAGTAAAGTGTACTAGATGAAACACTGAGTGAAAGTTCCAGCTCTGCCTTCTTGTAAGCTGCGTAGCTACCGAGTCAATTATTCTACTTCCTCAGAACATCTCTGTACAGTGAAGACTGACTAAGAGAAGTCATCCTCACACTGAATTCCGTGGCTGTGGGTGGCAATGGGGAAACCAGTATGCCACCCCATCCCCATACTGGCCCCCCTTTTCAACTACTGCCTGTAGAGAGGGTTCTTAAGTATGGCAGAATACAAGTACCACGAAAACAAAAAATTTGTTTAATGACAGACATTTACACTGGTCATTAAAGGCTTGACTCCATTCTAGCCAAGTTTCAAGAGTTTGCCTCACTGCAGATGGAGGAGTTACACAGTGTAGACAATCTAAACCAGCACAAGCTTAGATCTTCACGGGCATCTGAAAATCTGAACAACTCAATCAGAAACTCACCTTTCTCTGGATTTTAGGCTATTTTCAGGAAAGGAAGGCTGCTAACAGAAGGTAATTTTAGCTAATTTTTTGGAGGAAGCATTTTGATACAGAAATGCCAACCTAAAACATGTCAtgtgctgtgctatatgtgtttGAATGTTGACTCGCTGTGGCTGACCTGAAGATCAAGGAGCAAGTAGGAAAAAGAAAGCAGTGACACTAGTTTGTTCTCAACTTGTTTAATGTGTAAAAGGGTAATAAAAACGGTAGTCAGAATTAAGGTCTTTAATACATTCTTGGAATGTTGGCCATCTGAGAACAGCTGAAGAATTACCTGACTTTTTGACTCCAAGTTATAGGTGGTTTAAATTGAAAAAGCCTAGTTCCATGGGATTGTAGTAGCTAATTTATCATGAGAATTAAATATCAAGATAAAAAGGCCCTGAACTCACAGCAGGGGTGAGGGCTAATGTGACAAGAATAGCTGGAGCTGTAGGGAAAAGAGGCAACCAATCATAAAATTACTTTTCCTTCGTAACAAAGTATTAATACTTTAACATAAGTTAATTATACATTCATCATGGTGCTTTAAAACAGTCAAGCCTAAATAAATTCTTCACACCATCAAAAAGAAATGCATATTAATAACCTGCTTAAGCGCAAAGTGTTTCGTTTGTGAGCTTATGGCCTGGGGCTGACACAGTTACAGGGATCTTAAGTCTGGCaatagatttaaatataaaaataagattaaatttaaaacttcacCAAACTAAGATTCTGatcttaaaaaaatcagtaagacaCCAGAACAGCTAAACCCAATGGTTCTCCAACTTTAGCTTACATCACAATCACTGAGAAGGCTTGTGAGGACAAGGACGCCTTGGCTCCCGGAGTTTCTGATGCAGAAGGCCTGGGGCGGGTGGGGCCCAAGTGAAGGTCTGCCTTTCTAACTTGCACTGGGGTGAGGCTGATGCTGCTGACCCAGGAACCCCCTCTGAGAACCACTGGCTAAGACAGCTATAGAAACTTCACACCATCTCCAACACTTCACACTGGCTTTCTGTTAAGTTTACTGACCCTGTGGGGACAGAGTAAAGAGACCCTCCTGAGCCTCACACACCACTGCACCCTGTTGGTTATTGTTAATTAACTGGGAGCACTTCTCTGCCAGCAGGCAATGTATTTTACAACTAAAGCCAGGtacaacatatttaaaatgtgttttatttaatgCTGAAAAATTTACCTCAGGGGACAGAAGGatgtaaaaagaaaggaaaaggcaccATAATTAAGTCATCCTTGGAAatgaggtttttttcctttttcaaataaCTTCACTTTAATGTAACTTCAAGCCTGAACATTCTGGGAGGTAAAGAGTCTCTTGGTACCTATGGGAACAGGAAAGGCAAAGCAAGCTTCCTGAAGGATGGAGGGCCTCAACTGTAGGGCTCACCACCAACTCTCTTTAAAGCAGGGTCTTCTAGAAATAAGAAACCTAAGCAACCAGAAGACAAATGACTTCCTCGAGCTTTGGAAGGAAGGTACCGTATACATCCATGAAAGAAGGCCCCAGGAAAAAAGCTTAAATGGGGCTGTGAAGATGCCACTTCCGAGGGTGATTCAAGGAGAGCACGCCAGAGGGGCACACGGGGCCCGGGGACTGCTCTGGCGCTCCCTGGACACTGGCATACGTCCTGGCTCAGGCTGGGGAGACTTTGCTCACCTTGCTAGTCAGGAGGTGCCTGATGACAACCTAAATGAGACTCCGAGCCAAGCCAATGCGGTTGTATTTTCCAGGAAAAAGTAACTGCAATGGCATTGAAAATCCTGGAGGCAGCTAATACCAGAACTGCTCGCTCTTACCTTTGAACTTTAGGTGGTTCTTCCAAGTCAGAGGCACTGCAAGTACAAACAGCAGCAATAAGCAGCCCCTTGGGAAACCCAGCTCAGAGCTTGCGGCAATCCAGATTAGTCTTTGTGTTCCTATTGCCAACACACTGCCCAGAAGCACCCCCATGAATACAGAAGGAACAGGGCAGAAGGGTTGCTCTTTCCCAGTGACCCAGCAGACTCTGCCCAGATGAAAAGGAGGCAAAGGTCGGTTTCAGGACTCGGGAACTACGAGCTTAAGCTGTGCTGCTGCCTATAGTTCGTGGGAGCCCATTTAGTCACTGTGGCCAAGCACGGATTCTTCCTCATAAAGGTGCCAAGGAAGCTTCCTTCTGCTCCGATCCTCCCACTCAACTACCTTCTGCTCCAGCTGGGGGAGCCTGGGCCCCGGCCTGCCTCCCTCTAAAGTGCCATGTGCCAGGGCGTGGATCTGGTCAGCTGGCTGGCAGCAAGGCCCCCGCAGGGAGCCTGCAGGGCAGCCTGGCCTGAGAAGGGCTTGTGTCATCAGGCTAAAGCCAATGGCCTGTCGGTCCAGCAGTAGGAAATTGCTCCTCTTCCCCACAGTACAAGAGTGTCTGTACCCAAAGGGAAGAAAGTTCACAAAATAAAACGAAATTATCCAATCTCATAATATTCTCCAAACTGAACATTTAAAGACAAATCATCATCTTAAGGTATGACTTTGAGGACTAAGTTAAAATAGATATCCCAAATTTGCTTCCCCCATGATCCGATGTAAGAGTGTTCCTATTACTTCTTTCAGAGGACCATGAAAAGATTTCTATATCTTAAAAAAAGGAACTCAATTTGTTTAAGAAAGATCAACAATGGGGGAAAAAAGCTCTTCTTCTTCTACCTCCCTTACCCCAAGTCATTTTGGCTCACAAGTTAGTTTAATATTCTGGCTGTCAGAGCATCTCAGCCTCAGGAAGCATCCCTGGATATCCAACCACTTTCCGTGAGGAAGTTTAAAATCCTTTTCTTTAAGACTTTGTCCAGATAACTAGGCAGGCGGCTTTTGGAAGGGATTCCTTGTCGCTTCTGGAGGTGATCTTTAATGATGatggttttcacagtcacatagcgAGCTGGGCTCAAATTTAAAGAGCTGCAGAGCACCTTCTCCCGGTCGGATAAGAGCTCAAAGCCAGGCAGGTTTTCAATGGCAGCAAACTCGCCATCTCTGCCGtcctcctttccccttttggAGCCGGCTATGCTTTtgttctccttcctcttctcccgTTTGTGCCTTGCTGCCTCGTACTCTGCAGACTCTTCCAGTTTTGTGATCCCATTTCGCCGATACCTTTGCAATTCTCTAATTTTTGCCCGGAGCATTTTCTCTTTATGCATGTTTTCAAACAAATCGTCAAACTCCTTGCAGGACATGAACTGATAGAGTGGCCTCAGTTTTAACCGCAGCTCCTTCTCTTCCTTAGTGATTTTGCGTTTCATAGtcttttccttatctttcttgtcttttcctagGAAGGCCGGCACCAGGTTGTAATCGCGGGCGATGTTCTTCCGCCGCTGCCTCTCCTTGAGCTTCCTCACGTACATGTCCACGTGGGCGCGCTTGAGCTCGATCTCCACGTCGTCGTCGTCGTAGTTGACCGAGAGCCCGCTGATGAGCGTCTCAGCGTCCTGGTCATACTCAATCTCGTAGTCGTCCCGCAGCGGCATGTAACCCAGCTGCTGCTGTTCCGCCACGGAAATGTCAAGAGGAGGCAAGGGGGTGGTGAGGCTGGGAGAGAGGGGACCACCACTGGGGCACGTGTGGTCTGTCACCCGATTGGGGATGGTGTCGGGGATGCAGGCCTTCCCCAGGTTCCCGTGGATGTACATGCTTACGTAGTGTTCCATCACTTCTTGGGGAGTCCGGGAAGCACCAACATGAGCAGCCATATCCTCCTGTAACAGCAAAGGACAGAAATTACATTTCCAAGTCAGCTCCATTACCATTTTCATACAGGTCTACCCAAAGTACTTGCTGTCAACATCATGACCCACCTCCCCAAAGACGCTCAGTGGGGTGGTCTTTTTGGTCGAAGGGAATAATGACTTGGAGAGGGGAGGATCTGCCCCAGGATCTGTGGTAAGCTGGCGGCAGAGCTGAAACCAGAACTCACGTCTGAAGCCTGTGCTTTGTtctcattgctttttaaatggcCCTGGACCGGCAGAGCCCATCTGGTGTTTGCCATGTGACCCCACTGCCAACACCATGCTCTCGGGAGCTGTCCATCTGGGTGCCTCAAGGCCACAGGTGGACAGTCTCAGAGTGTCTACCCACACCTCCTCTCAGGCAAACTTCTTCATTCACAGATTAGGAAGCAGACTCATCCAGTGGTCACCCATCAAAGTCCAGAGCTTATAACCCAGGTCTGCTGATGGCAGGAGggcctctctcccttctcccattCTGTCATGTAGCCTGCCTCCCAGAATGGCAAGGGCCAAGACCCCGGGTCAGACCCCAACCCTGGCCAGAGGTACCACCTTGTTTCTTTTTGAGACAATGCAAATGGCAAGGTGAGCGACGAAAGGGAGATGGCCTTTGTTTGGAACAGCTTCCATAATCAAGGAGCTAACTGCTGGCTCCGGACTGGAGGCCTCCACCACTCATACGAGAAAGGGACTCGTGTGGACAAGGTTTATTAATGGGAGGAAACTGTATAACTCCCTCAATCTTTTCCTTTTGCCAAGAGGCTTCTTCCTCAAAGTCAACCACTAAAGCCACTTCAGAAAGTTACTGCCCAAAATGCGTACTCATTCAACCCCCAGCAACCACGTATCAGCCCCTGCAGCCCTCCACTTGTCCCCTGCCTTCTGCTCAGCAGTTCCCTGGCAGCTGGGCGGGCCTCATGCCCAGCTCTAAAACCTCAGCCCGCCAGGGTGCAGAACAAGCTGCCGTGCTCACCCCCAGCAACAGCCACGCAGCTCCCGCAGCAAAATCACGATGACCTCTGCGTCCCCGAAGTCCAGCTGGGATCGAAGAAACCAGCCAATCCACTCATGCCAACAACTGATGAAAAACAGAGCACTGTGGGAGAGGAAATTATTCTCGGTTCACTGAATAGAACCTGCAGCTGGGCCTCAAGGTCAAGATACGCACCCCAGGTTCTAGCACCGGGACTCTTCCACCAGGTATCAGGGCGTCATGGGTGTGGCTTCCCAGAACGGGTGTAAATAAATCCAGACTCAGATACAAAACATGAGATCTCTTTTTAAGAATCATAAAGTGAAGTGTAAAGATTGCAACTAAAAATAGATTCTGGTCTTATAGGAGTGAattatttgtatgatttcatctttttaaacaaaTCACTATTAGCATCAAATCTGTTCATTATATTTTCTCAGGAAACATTTGGCAAAGAGCACACgtgcatacacaaacacacacacacacacatcacaacCATCATCAGCATCTGTCACCACTCTGTGAACCCTTCACACAACTGGGCATCTGGAGACCTGTCCCGGATCCCAGACACTGACCTTATGACCCAGGCTGGTCACCTCACCCCTCTGAGCCTCCAACCCACTAGCGTCCAGTCCAGCCCCACCCACCTCATGCTTGCTCTAAGGACCAAAAGAGAATGGAACTGAACAGGCTTATTCATGCATCGTAGTGGGCTACACCCAAGAGAGGGACCCAAAGGAAGTCTCCACAAACAGAACAGCCAGGGAGAGCTTGGGAGGAGCTTGTTCTTCTACCCACCCTACCTTGAGTCAGAAAAGTTCCAAGGATCTGGGTTAGCCTCTGGGCTAAGGAGAACTCTAGGCCACTTCAAAGTGATGGAGCAACAGTGTCCCTGACCTGTACTTCTGGAACACAAGGGCCTTGTCAGGGAGAAAGCCCTGGCTGACCTCCACCATGGGGTCAGGAGAATGGAAATGCCATGTCTGAATGCCACTCATCTGTACTTCCAATGTCTAAGGTCGGGGGGCAGAAGGATGGCAGAGCCTCTGCTCATACCCAGTTTTACCATCCTTCTGTCCAAGAAGGGACCTGGCACACACCACAAATCCAGGTTCTAGTTTCCTTCGTGCCTCCTGGAGATGAGTGCCACACCTGGCACGTAGCTGCGGGACTCAGCAGTTCCCAGGCAAGTGTGGCTGGGCTGAGTCAGTTTACCAGGGAGGAGCCTGAGGCCCAGAGGTGCTGGGCGGTTCAACCAAGGTGACATGTTAGACAGCAGGGCCCCAGTTCCTCTCTGGGCTCCGTCCAGGAAGAAGCCAGGCAGTAAGAGGTCTGCTGGGCGAGGAGCATGGGAAGGCTGTCAGCTGACAGGGACACCAGCCAACCACCCACACAAGCCTACGTCCATACGGAGGCTCCTCATCTGCCTCCCCAAATTATCACAGGCTTAGAGCTCCACACCTGGATAAAATTTAAATCCTGAAAGAACAGAAAGATTCTGCTACTCCACTTGTTACTTCACTGGAAGTGGGTTCCTGTTGGACCTTCCAGTGCCACTGCTCTGAGTGTAGACTTCCTTTCTGACCCTCACTCTCCATTCTGAAATCCTGGAAAGTCAGGgcctttccacatgcaaaatacattcaccccTATCCCAACCTCCCAAAAGCCTTACGCCACTTCAGGGACAACCCCAAGTCCAAACTCTCCTCACAGTGAGTTACAGGTGTGGTCCGCATCCAGCAAGATTCCCATCTGGGGCCCTGTGGATCCTAGAAATCAAGTTAACTGCAAAATGCAACAGTGGGTCAGGCAGAGGATGGCCActtccattccagaagggagaaactggaaggaaaaagggGTCCCCATCAAGTCTGAAACCCTTGAGGGCCCaggccattagatttcaaggtgtAAGTCATCTGGGATCAGTGCTTTGTCCAGGGGCCGTGGGAGCTGATGGCCCACATACCCCTCCTAAGCGCTGGAGTGGGCCAGGCTCTCCCCTTGATGCTGGAGCCTGGCCCCACCTCTCTCTGAGCACTGGGGTGAAAGCACCCCCCTCCAAACGCCAGGGCAGGCCCGCTCCTGCCCAAACACCAGGGCAGAAGCCTACACTCCTGGTCCCAGGAGATCTCTTCTGCCCAGACCTCTGCTTCCCTGACTCTGACcttaaagtcatttttccttcatttgccCCTTGTCCATCCCTTTCAGTCTAAGCTGGCAGTGCTTCTGCTTATATAAAATTCTCAAATAAACTTGTTGGCTTTCTGAACAGTTTAAAGAAGTCCAAGATACCAGACAACAGATTCCACAGGTCCTTGCTGGATAACTACATTTCTATTTCTGACTTCTCTGAGATGAACTGACTGGACTCATGTTTGGCTACACCCTCTCTAGCAAAAGGCTGTTCAGCTATTCCTTTGCACAGAGCCCTGGTTCTCTGGGTATCACGTCCTGGGAGCTCAGGGAGAGCCCTGGCAGAGCAGCATCTGGCCTAGTCTCAGAGTATGCTCTGTGGATAGGTTGAGAATTTAGCAATTCAGTCCTCAGCTTATTCCTTTTCTCAAAGGAGACACCAGTCCATACCTTCCACACTTAGTTTGGAGATCTCAGCTAAATGTCCAAGTCCCTCACTTACATGTACTACCTTCCATCAGTTATCATGACACAAGTTTGCCAAGTTCTCCACCACATTAGAACAAGGACCACCTTCCCTCCAGCTTCCAACATGTCTACATCTCCTTTGAAGGCCTCACCAAAAGCACCTTTTACCT from Tamandua tetradactyla isolate mTamTet1 chromosome 19, mTamTet1.pri, whole genome shotgun sequence carries:
- the TADA2B gene encoding transcriptional adapter 2-beta produces the protein MAELGKKYCVYCLAEVSPLRFRCTECQDIELCPECFSAGAEIGHHRRYHGYQLVDGGRFTLWGPEAEGGWTSREEQLLLDAIEQFGFGNWEDMAAHVGASRTPQEVMEHYVSMYIHGNLGKACIPDTIPNRVTDHTCPSGGPLSPSLTTPLPPLDISVAEQQQLGYMPLRDDYEIEYDQDAETLISGLSVNYDDDDVEIELKRAHVDMYVRKLKERQRRKNIARDYNLVPAFLGKDKKDKEKTMKRKITKEEKELRLKLRPLYQFMSCKEFDDLFENMHKEKMLRAKIRELQRYRRNGITKLEESAEYEAARHKREKRKENKSIAGSKRGKEDGRDGEFAAIENLPGFELLSDREKVLCSSLNLSPARYVTVKTIIIKDHLQKRQGIPSKSRLPSYLDKVLKKRILNFLTESGWISRDAS